The genomic stretch GATGTCTGACAAGCTGTCGACTACAATTTGAATCTTGCAACTGTACTGTTCAGATTCGCTTTGAAGACGAACAGCTGTAGTCGGAATTCTTACTAGCGCTAGTCTGAAAATTAAACGACAACTGGACTCTTCATGTTGTCTTATAAGACGTTTGCCTTTCATCCAAGCGTGCTTCATGAGTTAAtaatcaaagactagataggacagctctaggaGGAATTTTGACAAGCTGTATAGTCTGAAATTGACTCCATCCTATCTGGACTGTTCATACTCCTTTAAACGCtttgcctctcatccaagcaCACTCCCTCAGTCCATGCTCCAAGGCCAGATAGGACAGCTGAAGTCTGACTACCCTGTTGTCTAAAGTTTGACTAGCTTTCGTCTGAAATCGAATCGATCGCAACTAGACTGTTCAAATTgtcttaaatgttttttctctcctATTAGCAGGCGTAATCAGTTCACGCACAAAGACTAGACAGGACAGAAATCGGAATTCTGAAATCTGACTAGCTCTAGTCTGAAATGTaaacgatcgcaactggactttcCGGTTGTCTTAAAATTTGTTTTGTTTCTCATCTAAGcagtgccgaaaatgtaatttcagttcttatgtcttgtacatgttaacaaATGGACAATAAACAGCATCTTGAATATTGAATctaagcaggcttcatcagttcattctcaaagactagataggacagttcTAGCCTGAATTTTTACTAGGTGTATAATCAGAAATGTAATCGATCGTATCTGGACTGTTCAGATTTCCCTAATCGCTCTGCCTCTCATCCAAGCAGGCTTCATCGGTTCATGTTTAAAGATTAGATAGAACAGCTCTAGTCTGAAGTCTGGCACGCTCTAGTCTGAAGTTTAACTAGCGCTTGTCTGGAACTGAATCAAACGCAACTCAGATCTGTCCTACATGTTTTGTGTCTCCTATTAGCATGCTTCaccagttcatgctcaaagactagataggacagctttaGTCTGTCTTCTGACTAGCTGTACAGTCTGAGTTTGAATTGATTGTATctggactgttcagattgtcttAGATTGTTTTGTCTTCCATATAAGCAGGCCTAATCAGTTCATACTCAAATACTAGATAGGACAACTCTATCTTAAAATCTGACTTGCTCTGGTCTGGAATTGAATTAATCCTAACTGGACTGTTTAGGTTATCTTTggagacgttttgcctctcatccaagcaTGCTTCACCAGTTTATGCTATAAGACTAGAcaggacagctctagtctgtATTCTGACAAGCTGTACAGTCTGTATTTGAATTGATTGTTCATATTATCTTAGATGTGTTTTTCTTCCATATAAGCAGGCTTAATCAGTTCATACTGAAAAATAGGTAGGACAGCCATAGCTTGAAATCTGACTTGGTCTGGTATGCAATtgaattgatcgcaactggactgtttaggTTATCTTTGGAgatgttttgcctctcatccaagcaTTCTTCACCAGTCGATGCTAaaatactagataggacagctctagtgtgTATTCTTACTAGCTGTACAGTCTGAATTTTAATTGATTGTATCTGGACTGTTGAGAGTGTCCTAGATGTTCCATATAAGCAGGCTTATTCAGTTCATGCTTAAAGACGAGGTAGGACAACTTTAGCTTGAAATCTGACTTGCTCTGTTCTGCAATTGAATCAACGCTTGCCTCTCATCCAAGCACActtaatcagttcatgctcaaagactagataggacagctctggtCTGACGTTGCGATCGATTCAATTCCACATTCACTGCAGCATCACTTGTTCACCATGTTTTCTTTCCCGTATGACAAGAATGTTCGGCACAAATGGGACATGAAACAAAGTTATgattgttttattgttgttttcatCATAACCGGTTAACTTATCGATAAGTCACACTTGTATTTCTGTTAAAAATTATACTGTAAAAAATCGcttgtacattttaaaatattttacaacGGCGGCAGAGGGAAATAGCAGATTACACTCCAAGTGCCCCTGTCTTTCTGTTTTAGACCACAAGACATTTCCAAAACGTGGACTATTAGTACCATCCTGTGAATTCATAGTTATATGAATCTTGTCCACGCAgcacagtcttgataaatcaactttaaaagtcttaaaagcCACAGTGTGTACCCTAAGCAACAATCACATCATATCTGCTTCTTAGCCAACCGCAGTCCTCTTAAGCCCCTGTCTTAGGTCCAGGGTCATAGAGAAGTCTCCACACAGGATCCGTTTCTGTGCAAAGAGTGATGGTCGTGGCTGAGGCAGCCTTCATTGCTATGTACGATGAGTACGGGAAAGTAGAGCGCGTCCTGGTACGCCGGAGGGCCCTCCCCGCCGTCCGGATGGCCCGACAGGCAGCGCGTGCTCTCCGTGGGCCGGCTGGGCACGTCGTTTAAGctaccgctgctcctccacgggCAGCTCCGCCTGGAGCCGTAGAGCCGGCTCAACGAAAAGCGGCTGGCGCTGAACGGGAGCCGGGGGCTGGCCGTGTTGCAGATGCTCAGGGCGCTGCGGGAGAAAATGGAGGAACTGCTGATGGCCCGCTGGCAACGCTGGCAATTCTGCCTGTAGCGCCGACAAACGGAGGAGTTATTGCAGCTGCCTGAAAGCTGGGCCAGGTCCATGAGAACCGCCTCGGAGTAGCTGGGCACCAGCTGCTGGTTGGAGCGGATGTGCCACTCCAGTTCCGTGCTGTCGATGGTGTTGACCCGCGGGATGTGTCTGCAGTACGGACGCTCCTCGGAAGGCGTCACCGGTACGTAGTCGAAGCCAAAGAGCTTCTCCACGTGGTAGTGGACGCACGCCGTTCGGTACTCGGACAGCACCCGTAAAGGCCAGGAGAGAGTCAAGGCGGCTGCTGCCCAGAAGGTGGAATGTGCTGCGTACCACGGAAGGTGATTTGGATCGGAGAAGGCAATCATGTATTCCTTAAAGTCTACATTCTTCAGGTGCATCCCCTCACGGGCCTCCATGTAGTCATCCAAGCCTTCATTCTCTGTGAAGAACCTGGCCCGCTGGGTCAGGTAAGAGTTTTCCGACTCCACGTTGGCAAAGCTGAAGCACTTGGTGAACCTCAACTTGGTGACCGGGAAGCACTCCAAGCCCCGCAGGCCCTTTGAGATGTCCTTCACCCCGCAGTTCCCGTAGTCGAACTCGGCCTCGGCCACCTGCGTGTTGACTCTCTCGTGGTAGACCTGCGTGGTGGTGTACGCGTCCCCGTTGCGGTAGCGCGTCACCTGCCGCGTCCTCCTTACGTAGTGGTAGCTGACGGCCTTCCACCAGATGCACGGCGTGGCCTGCTGCATCCTCCGCACGCGCTCGGCCACGTTGTCGGCGTCCACGTTGTACTGCAGCTCGTGCCTGGCGTGGCAGTGCCAGCACTCCACCAGGTACACCACGTAGAGCATGACCAGAAAGGCCAGGGGGATGTAGATGTAGCCGTCGGAGCAGGGACTGTCGTGGTACATCATGGACCGGCCCTTGTAGGCGCTGTCGAAGGAGAGGCGCGTCACTGTGGCCACCCGGCACCAGGCCATGGCGCCCACGCAGCCGTACAAAAGCAGGGAGAGCAGCAGACATTTCCAGTGGCTGTCCTGGCACAAGGACTTCAGCAGGGACTGCTTCTggggctgctgctgctgctgcacacAGACAACGAGACAACCGTCAGATTGCATGCAGtgatgctttttctttggcttttttgtgCGATGCCATAACAGTAAACTGACTCCTCGTGAAATGCGCATTGCAACGTCCGCCGCTGTCGCGATGTGAGGCGACTCGCATCCAAGCACACGCAGTAATCGGCAAACGGCGACGACACGAAAAACTGTACGGTAAAAATTCtgtttagtcgccagaattttaatgtaaaaaaataacagtttttccatttacagtaatccactgtaaaaaacaacaattgtaggttttacagtaaaaaaaactggtggCTGAGTCCTATAAAAGTTGTAGcgcttttccatttacagtaaaaacaataggtacaatatggtaaaaaactagcagctcagtacTCAAAACTTCACCgttaaaataaaagtggtaccgtttttttccttttacagtaacgCACCGTAAAACGACCATAGATTTtaatggttgaaaaaaaaatggtagcTCTGTCACAAGAATTTGATGTACAAATAACATTTGtagcgtttttccatttacagtaatgcactgtacaaTTTACAACCgtcgattttaaggtaaaaaaaaaaacgacagctcagtcaccatccatccatccattttctaccgcttgtcccttttggggtcgcggcgggtgctggagcctatctcagctgcattcgggcggaaggccgggtacacccaggacaagtcgccacctcatcgcagggccaacacagatagacagacaacaccgtGAAAATATatgtagtactgtttttccatttctaATAACGCACTGTAATTACAGCAGCCGTAGGTCTtgcgattaaaaaaactgtcagctcagtcgtaagtattttaccgttaaaaaaacgttgtactgtttttctatttacggtAATCCACTGTAAAAGCAAGAACTGTAGGTTTTAAGGGAAAAAACTGTCAGGACAGTCCTATAGAAGTACAATTTTTCCATTTATGGTAATGCAATGTAAAAACGACGACAAtaggttttacggtaaaattccagCTGAGTCCCTAGAATTTTTCCGCGAAAATataagtggtactgtttttccatttacagtaatcaaCTGTAAAAGCAAGAACTGTAGGTTTTAAATGAAGAAGTTGTCAGCTCAGTGGTAcccatttttctatttacagtaatgcactgtaaaaaacagCTACCGTAGatttttaattttaacaaaaaaatgttaacaaaaaatgcatgttgtgaagccgcaatatttgaagtgGGATGACAGCATAGCTGGaatcatttaaaaacatttgtttttagcctttgtacaaaattaaaaaaactccacaaaaacaatatttatgcTTGAAAAGGCttaatttacaattaaaaaaagttgaatattcttttaaaatgttttaaatatcccTAAAATAATCTGCGGTGGATGTATAAAGtgtgatgtggcgagggacgactgtacccGCAAAATTTGctataaaaaaaagctagcaggtTAACTGTTAACGTGCGTCAAGTATAGCAATTGGCAAGTAATAATATTTGCAGTTTGTTTAGCCATTTTTatacttgaaaatgcttaatttacgaTAAAGTgtaaatatgctttaaaaaggttttaaaaaatCTGCAGTGGATATTTATGTGACAAGGGACGACTGTAccagcaaaattagcttaaaaagctaGCAGGCCAACagttaacatgcgtcaagtagcaATTGACTAACATTGgcaagtattgatatttttagtttgtttagccattttatgcttgaaaatgcttaatttaggtaaaaaaaatgtgtaataaaaaataaaacattttaacaaaaaatgcatgTTGTTGTGAAGCCCCAATATTTCAAGCTAGACGACAGTATAGCTGTAATCAATtaaaagctcttttttttttagcttttttacaAAATTAGAAAACTCACTAAAAAATATTAATTGaggaacaaaacattttaaatatgcttttaaaaataaaaaaatatccctAAAAAGTCTGCAGTGGATATTGAAAGTGTGATGTGGTGAAGGATGACTgtccctgcaaaattagctaaaaaagctagtacATGCTAGGAATTGACTAACATTGGCAAGTATTGATATTTacagtttatttagccatttttatgcttgaaaatacttaatttagggcaaaaatgtataataaaaattTTACCCAAAAGTGTGTGTTGTGAAGCCACAGTATTTGAAGCAGGACGATGTGAGGCTGGAGTcaatgaaaaaattttttttgcctttttacaaaattataaaaatacaataaaactaaaaaaaattcccacttgaAGGTGATGtcagcaaaaacaaaaacatttacataCCAAATCAATGCCAGATTCAACCTTTATATATCCCTATTTTTTTGTTAATGATAAAACTACAGTTTCTTTCCCTCCACAAACATCCATGAAACTTGTCCCATGTAGAGTATCTCATGTGTCCCACACAGAATATGTGCATGAAGCTAAAAATGACTCACATGAAATATTCAGtccaatattcagtgttgtaaGTGCTTTGGCATCGTTTATGCATGAGTGGTTGCACACGTCACGGCGTGTACATCTCACCATGCGGAGGTTGGCCCGCCATCAGGTCAAAGAGTCGCCTTGCTGATGAAAGTACAATATGCGTGCCTTGCCCCCGTGCATGTCGCTGCCAGGAAGTCAATGCTCCTGTTTAGTGCGTGCATGCTCATTCAAGTCCATACTCAATGGTGGCAAAGCATAAAGCCGGTGGCGTCCTTCGTCACCTCAGGGAAGAGGCAGCCCCCGTGCCTGGATCATGACTTAGTCACGTTTTTTGGGATGGCTGCCATGCAAACCTGGCAAGGACTCTGAAAAGTCCCAGGAAGGAAGGATTATTCCAAACTTCCTTCAACAGCCGTGACGCTTTTAAGACAAAAGGTTATCGGCGACCATCTTTTTAAGCATAGGTCAAAGCTTGCAGGCCAGCATAAGTACTACATCTTCCTAATGCTAACTTTACCACCCACACAGGTGACGGGGATTAACAGCAAAATTCCCCACTGAGATGACGAGCCCACTGCAGAAGAAGTATTTACCGGTACGTGTGCATGCAGTACAACCACAATCAATACAACATGACACACTCTGTGGCTCGTGCTACTCTTTTACGGCCTCCGGTCAAGCAGCTGGGATAATTATGATAATCAACTGTTATCAATACCAACATTCCAATGACCATCATTGGACCTACAGAGAGGAGGAAAGGGTTTTCGTGCAACCACAAAAGCCGACAGATAGGAAAATATTACATGCAAGTGTAAGGACACAGACAAGACATCGATGTAGATGGATGGAGGAAATATGGATTCATTGATGTTGCAATTACGTGCTCCCCATGGGAAAATCTGCAGAATTTACAGTCATTGCAAGTTTCTAGGTAAAAGAAATACACATCtttgcagcagaaagtaagaTTAACGGACAAAACGTTACTAATGttacaatataataaataaagcatACGATAATACATGATAAAATACATTAATGGTACCTTTTGTTGTCTTGCCAGAAGTGATTGTATTATTAATAGAGTAGGTTACagcctataccaggggtgctcattacgtcgatcgcgatctaccggtcgatctcggagggtgtgtcagtcgatcaccagccaggcattaaaaaaatagtcctaaaaatgagcgatcataaatcttcactatgacgtcactttcgtcacttgattgacatccacggcacccgagggtcttctgagatgacgctggctgctgccagctcattaaaattaccgactggaaggcgagaaacactttatttcaacagactctggcgccgtacctgtcgtcaaaactccaaagaccgactgcacagttgcacaataaaagctctgcttcatcctgcctgcgctaccaaaataagagtctcagaaagctggcgtgcacaagctagcaagctacggagtttgccgacaatgtatttcttgtaaagtgtatacaaaggagtacggaagctggacaaataagatgccaaaaaccaaccactttcatgtggtattggacagaaaggaggactttttttctcctccattcgaaaatgcggacgttatcatcaccactgtctgattccaatcaatgcaagtcatcacaatcaggtaatacaccaacttatattcttgtcttcatgaaagaaaggaatctatatgtgttaaacatgcttgtattatctttaaacacttttaacttattaacaatattaactatatgtgttaaacatgcttgttttatctttaaccacctttaagttgttaacaatattaactatttgcgttaaacatgcttgtattatttttaaccacctttaacttgataacaatattaactatatgtgttaaacatgcttgcattatctttaaacacctttaacttgttaacaatattaactatatgtattaaacatacttgtattatcattaaacacctttaatgtattaacaatattaactatatgtgttaaacatgcttgcattatcattaaacacctttaacttgttaacaaaaacatatatttcataaataagtaaatataaattatatatatgaatgaggtagatccccacgacttgatcaattaaaaagtagctcgcctgcagaaaaagtgtgagcacccctggcctaTACTCACACACAAAAATGTAGCTGACTTGCATGTTTTCCTCAAATATTGTAAATATCTACAGGTATAGTATGTTTGAAACATGTAAATGAAAATGCACAAAATGTGTAAGAAATTACAAATTGTATCACCATTTCTAGCAGAAATTCTATGTTTACAtcaaatattgtaaatatatagTAAATGTGTATATTTGAAACCAACGAAAATGCACAAAAATTGTAAGAACTGATAAATATTAtcaaatattgtaaatatatagTAAATACGTATATTTGAAACCAAATTAAATGCACAAAAATTGTAAGAAATTATAAATGGTATCAATGTAAATTGATGGTACAATTATATGTTTGAAATACGCAAATAAATGAAAATGTACGTGCATATGTTTGCAATAATTACTGTAAGCGTCAACATTTTTTCATCAAATATTGTAAATATGTAGTAAACATTTGTGTTTGACACATGCCAATTAATGAAAATCATAAATTGTCACCATTTCTCGCAGAAATTGTATGTTTACATTAAATATTGTCAATATATACTAAAATGTTTGAAATAGGCGAATACATGAAAATGCACGTACAAATATGTTCACATTAGTTATTGtaagtagatttaaaaaaaggcacatcaaatattgtacatatatataataacacatttatcaaCATTCCAATGACCATCATTGGACCTACAGAGAGGAGGAAAAGGTTTTCGTGCTACAAAAGCCGACAGATAGGAAAATATTACATGCAAGTGTAAGGACACAGAAAAGACATCGATGTAGATGGATGGAGGGAATATGGATTTATTGATGTTGCAATTATGTGCTCCCCATGGGAAAATCTGCAGAATTTACGGTCATTGCAAGTTTCTAGGTAAAATAAATACACTCATTTGCAGCAGAAAGTATGATTAACGGACAAAACGTTACTAATGttacaatataataaataaagcatCCAATAATACATGATAGAATACATTAATAGTACCTTTTGTTGTCTTGCCAGAAGTGATTGTATTATTAATAGAGTAGGTTACAGCCTATACTCACACAAAAAAATGTAGCTGACTTGCATGTTTTCCTCAAATATTGTAAATATCTCCAGGTATAGTATGTTTGAAACATGTAAATGAAAATGCACAAAATGTGTAAGAAATTACAAATTGTATCACAATTTCTAGCAGAAATTCTATGTTTACAtcaaatattgtaaatatatagTAAATGTGTATATTTGAAACCAACGAAAATGCACAAAAATTGTAAGAACTGATAAATGTTAtcaaatattgtaaatatatagTAAGTACGTATATTTGAAACCAAATTAAATGCACAAAAATTGTAAGAAATTATAAATTGTAAGAAATTATAAATGGTATCAATGTAAATTGATAGTACAAATATATGTTTGAAATACGCAAATAAATGAAAACGTAAATATGTTTGCAATAATTACTGTAAGCGTCAAAATGTTTTCATCAAATATTGTAAATATgtagtaaaaatgtgtgtttgacACATGACAATCAATGAAAAAATCATAAATTGTCACCATTTGTAGCAGAAATTTTTATGTTTACATTAAATATTGTCAATATATAGTAAAATGTTTGAAATAGGCCAATACATAAATATGAACGTATAAATATGTTCACATTAGTTATTGTaagtagatttttaaaaatgtacatcaaatattgtaaatatatataataacacatttgtcaacattccaATGACAATCATTGGACCTACAGAGAGGAGGAAAGGGTTTTCGTGCAACCACAAAAGCCGACAGATAGGAAAATATTACATGCAAGTGTAAGGACACAGAAAAGACATCGATGTAGATAGATGGAGGAAATATGGATTTATTGATGTTGCAATTACATGCTTCCCATGGGAAAATCTGCAGAATTTACGGTCATTGCAAGTTTCTACGTAAAAGAAATACACACTTTTGCAACAGAAAGTAAGATTAACAGACAAAACATTACTAATGttacaatataataaataaagcatCCAATAATACATGATAGAATACATATATAGTATCTTTTGTTGTCCTGCCAGAAGTGCTTGTATTATTAATAGAGTAGGTTACAGCCTATACTCACAAATgcccaaaatattttgtaaaaattggaaaaaaaatttaGCTGACTTGCAGGTTTTCCGCAAATGTTGTAAATATGTATAGTATGTTTGAAACGTGTAAATGAAAATGCACAAAATGTGTAAGAAATTATAAATTGTACCACCATTTCTAGCAGAAATTCTATGTTTACAtcaaatattgtaaatatatagTAAATGTGTGTATTTGAAACCAACGAAAATGCACAAAAATTGTAAGAAATTATAAATGTTAtcaaatattgtaaatatatagTAAATACGTATGTTTGAAACcaaattaaatacacaaaaaTTGTAAGAAATTATAAATGGTATCAATGTAAATTGATAGCACAATTATGTTTGAAATACGCAAATAAATGaaaatgtacatgcatatgtttGCAATAATTACTGTAAGCGCCAAAATGTTTTCATCAAATATTGTAAATATGTAGTAAAAATATGTGTTTGACACATGCCAATCAATGAAAAATCATAAATTGTCACCATTTGTAGCAGAAATTTTTATGTTTACATTAAATATTGTCAATATATAGTAAAATGTTTGAAATAGGCCAATACATAAATATGAACGTATAAATATGTTCACATTAGTTATTGTaagtagatttttaaaaatgtacatcaaatattgtaaatatatataataacacatttatcaaCATTCCAATGACCATCATTGGACCTACAGAGAGGAGGAAAAGGTTTTCGTGCAACCACAAAAGCCGACAGATAGGAAAATATTACATGCAAGTGTAAGGACACAGAAAAG from Nerophis lumbriciformis linkage group LG26, RoL_Nlum_v2.1, whole genome shotgun sequence encodes the following:
- the tmem151ba gene encoding transmembrane protein 151B, which codes for MCPASAASEGSTASIAPEEDLDNNARAEQQQQPQKQSLLKSLCQDSHWKCLLLSLLLYGCVGAMAWCRVATVTRLSFDSAYKGRSMMYHDSPCSDGYIYIPLAFLVMLYVVYLVECWHCHARHELQYNVDADNVAERVRRMQQATPCIWWKAVSYHYVRRTRQVTRYRNGDAYTTTQVYHERVNTQVAEAEFDYGNCGVKDISKGLRGLECFPVTKLRFTKCFSFANVESENSYLTQRARFFTENEGLDDYMEAREGMHLKNVDFKEYMIAFSDPNHLPWYAAHSTFWAAAALTLSWPLRVLSEYRTACVHYHVEKLFGFDYVPVTPSEERPYCRHIPRVNTIDSTELEWHIRSNQQLVPSYSEAVLMDLAQLSGSCNNSSVCRRYRQNCQRCQRAISSSSIFSRSALSICNTASPRLPFSASRFSLSRLYGSRRSCPWRSSGSLNDVPSRPTESTRCLSGHPDGGEGPPAYQDALYFPVLIVHSNEGCLSHDHHSLHRNGSCVETSL